The genomic segment CTGAAATAATTTTCGCTCAGTCTATGAAATTCCAGTAATTGTTCATTTACATCATATGCAAAATTCCCATCCAATAAATATCTTTTTTCTGCCCACTGGCAAAAGCTGATAATTTTGGCTATTGTACTTTTTCCACTACTTTGAGGACCCATTAGAATATTGACTTTGTTTAATTCAAAGTCAACATTTTTGATAGGTCCAATATTTTTTATTTCAATTCTAGTCATTTTGTCAAATCTATAATTGTACAAAGATACAAAAAGTGTTCTTGGGTATTCTACCGTTATTCTTTGAAAAGCTTACACATACCAACTAAATTTACGCATTGCGCCAATATACAATATATAAAATTTGCTAATGTTGTTTTGGCTTTAACCATCTATTTATTAATCATTAAAATATACTATTTCCTTATGGAAAACCATAAAAAAATAAAAAACCGCCCCACAAAAGCAGAACGGTTAGTATATTAATTTGCCTCGGTCGCTGACCGTTACATCATTCCTGGCATTCCACCACCCATTGGCATAGCTGGCTCATCCTTTTTCACTTCAGTGATTACACATTCAGTGGTAAGAAGCATTCCGGAAACAGAAGCTGCGTTTTCAAGGGCAACTCTGGTTACTTTCGTAGGGTCAATGATTCCTGCTTCAAGCATGTTTACGTACTCGTCAGTTTTTGCGTTGTATCCGAAGTCACCTTGTCCTTCAGCTACTTTAGCTACGATTACGGAACCTTCTCCTCCTGCATTGGCAACGATTTGTCTTAATGGCTCTTCGATGGCTCTTTTCACGATTTTGATCCCTGTAGTTTCGTCAGAATTGATTCCTGTAAGGTTTTCCAAAGCAGAAATAGCTCTTACCAAAGCAACACCACCACCTGCAACGATACCTTCTTCCACCGCTGCTCTTGTAGCGTGAAGGGCATCATCCACTCTGTCTTTTTTCTCTTTCATTTCTACTTCAGAAGCGGCACCTACGTAAAGTACAGCAACACCACCGGCTAACTTAGCCAGTCTTTCCTGAAGTTTTTCTCTGTCGTAGTCAGAAGTGGTTGTTTCCATCTGAGCTTTGATCTGTGCCACTCTTCCTTTGATTCTGCTTTCGTCACCACCACCGTTTACGATCGTTGTGTTGTCTTTATCAATAGTTACTTTTTCAGCAGTTCCAAGCATATCCAAAGAGATGTTTTCCATAGTGAAACCTTGCTCTTCAGAGATTACCTGACCACCTGTAAGGATCGCGATATCTTCAAGCATTGCTTTTCTTCTGTCTCCGAATCCTGGAGCTTTTACAGCAGCAATTTTAAGAGAACCTCTTAATTTATTTACCACCAAAGTAGCTAAAGCTTCACCTTCCACTTCTTCAGAGATAATCAATAGGGATTTTCCGCCCTGTGCAATCGGCTCAAGAACCGGAAGCAATTCTTTCATGGAAGAAATTTTCTTCTCTACCAAAAGGATATAAGGATTTTCTACTTCAGCTACCATTTTCTCAGGGTTAGTTACGAAGTAAGGAGACTGGTATCCTCTGTCGAACTGCATACCTTCTACAACATCTACTGTTGTATCGATACCTTTAGCTTCTTCTACCGTGATTACTCCTTCTTTACCTACTTTTCCGAAAGCTTCAGCGATCAAAGCACCGATTGTTTCGTCATTGTTAGCGGATACGGAAGCAACCTGCTTCACTTTATCTGTAGAATCACCAACTTCCTGAGACTGGGATTTTAAGTTTTCAACAACTGCAGAAACTGCTTTGTCAATTCCTCTTTTTAAGTCCATTGGGTTAGCACCTGCAGCTACGTTCTTAAGACCTTCTCTTACGATAGCCTGTGCCAGTACAGTAGCGGTAGTAGTACCGTCTCCTGCAATATCATTGGTTTTGGAAGCCACTTCTTTTACCATCTGTGCTCCCATATTTTCTACTCTGTCTTCAAGCTCGATTTCCTTTGCTACAGAAACACCGTCCTTAGTGACGTGAGGAGCTCCGAAAGATTTTTCAATCACTACGTTTCTTCCTTTTGGTCCTAAAGTTACCTTTACTGCATTAGCCAATGCATCAACTCCTCTCTTTAAAGCGTCTCTTGATTCAATATCGAATTTTATTTCTTTTGCCATGTTTAGTTGTATTAATGTACAATGTAAAATGTAGCATTGTACTTGATTTACTTTTTATTGTTTGATTTTTTTATCAGTTATGAATACATTGTACATTTTACAGTGT from the Chryseobacterium phocaeense genome contains:
- the groL gene encoding chaperonin GroEL (60 kDa chaperone family; promotes refolding of misfolded polypeptides especially under stressful conditions; forms two stacked rings of heptamers to form a barrel-shaped 14mer; ends can be capped by GroES; misfolded proteins enter the barrel where they are refolded when GroES binds); translated protein: MAKEIKFDIESRDALKRGVDALANAVKVTLGPKGRNVVIEKSFGAPHVTKDGVSVAKEIELEDRVENMGAQMVKEVASKTNDIAGDGTTTATVLAQAIVREGLKNVAAGANPMDLKRGIDKAVSAVVENLKSQSQEVGDSTDKVKQVASVSANNDETIGALIAEAFGKVGKEGVITVEEAKGIDTTVDVVEGMQFDRGYQSPYFVTNPEKMVAEVENPYILLVEKKISSMKELLPVLEPIAQGGKSLLIISEEVEGEALATLVVNKLRGSLKIAAVKAPGFGDRRKAMLEDIAILTGGQVISEEQGFTMENISLDMLGTAEKVTIDKDNTTIVNGGGDESRIKGRVAQIKAQMETTTSDYDREKLQERLAKLAGGVAVLYVGAASEVEMKEKKDRVDDALHATRAAVEEGIVAGGGVALVRAISALENLTGINSDETTGIKIVKRAIEEPLRQIVANAGGEGSVIVAKVAEGQGDFGYNAKTDEYVNMLEAGIIDPTKVTRVALENAASVSGMLLTTECVITEVKKDEPAMPMGGGMPGMM